A region of Lytechinus pictus isolate F3 Inbred unplaced genomic scaffold, Lp3.0 scaffold_23, whole genome shotgun sequence DNA encodes the following proteins:
- the LOC135157998 gene encoding uncharacterized protein LOC135157998, translated as MDTSSPDDYDPYETDLDEAYVRYFQQEDGSPVDPVGPSSPKRPRVTEEVQCIDPTDQPSTSGLQSSRGQRGSRRKRRGRGRGQSWIDGFQSDTSSSLPEGETTNTGRAKGRGKGRGESRGRGGRGTRSRGGARGGAKGRGGAKGRGGARGRGVTRSRSRGRGRGGARGSAGVASRAEVEGDVERIQALREARKRKLKEDISRMSREEIESLLYKTIQRRPGMLFDLMMQPPDDNIPNGENVPWCTCGRCIDMPTDAERLCCGRNPQDCTSQHAVFELIIDEAALLIQRAMWIDLYNLEDDPQEPGEENRAMRHAAYRSFVFWQHGRLGQGNRRVIPSCCVTKIRSLYPSLNGLYTGYLPGRFV; from the exons gatGGTTCACCAGTCGACCCAGTTGGTCCTAGCTCTCCAAAAAGACCCAGGGTTACAGAGGAAGTACAGTGCATTGACCCCACTGACCAACCATCGACGTCAGGTCTGCAATCTTCCAGAGGGCAGCGAGGAAGTCGCAGAAAGCGGAGAGGGCGTGGTCGTGGACAATCCTGGATAGACGGTTTCCAATCAGACACCTCATCTTCGCTTCCCGAAGGAGAAACTACAAACACAGGAAGAGCCAAGGgaagagggaaagggagaggCGAATCCAGGGGGAGAGGAGGTCGAGGTACCAGAAGTAGAGGCGGAGCAAGAGGAGGAGCTAAAGGGAGAGGAGGAGCTAAAGGGAGAGGAGGAGCCAGAGGGAGAGGCGTGACCAGAAGTCGAAGCAGGGGAAGAGGCAGAGGTGGTGCTAGGGGCAGCGCAGGAGTTGCCTCCCGAGCAGAAGTAGAGGGAGACGTGGAAAGAATTCAAGCGCTTCGTGAAGCGAGAAAGCGAAAACTCAAA GAGGACATATCGAGGATGTCTAGAGAGGAAATCGAATCATTGCTCTATAAAACAATACAACGAAGACCAGGCATGTTGTTTGATCTCATGATGCAACCCCCCGATGACAACATCCCAAATGGAGAGAATGTGCCTTGGTGCACTTGTGGCAGATGTATAGACATGCCCACCGATGCTGAAAGGTTGTGTTGTGGGAGAAACCCCCAGGACTGCACCAGCCAGCATGCC GTCTTTGAACTGATTATTGATGAGGCAGCATTATTGATCCAAAGGGCAATGTGGATTGACTTGTATAATCTAGAAGATGATCCTCAGGAACCAGGAGAAGAAAACCGGGCCATGAGACATGCTGCCTACCGGAGTTTTGTATTTTGGCAACATGGACGATTAGGGCAAGGAAACAGACGGGTCATCCCCAGCTGTTGTGTGACCAAGATACGGTCTCTTTACCCTAGTTTAAATGGATTGTATACTGGTTATCTTCCTGGAAGATTTGTGTAG